The following proteins are co-located in the Desulfoscipio sp. XC116 genome:
- the rplE gene encoding 50S ribosomal protein L5, whose product MPRLKDKFKDEVVKAMMERFGYKNSMQVPRLEKVVINMGVGEAIQNSKAIDAAVNDLMIISGQRPVVTKAKKSIAAFKLRAGMNVGCKVTLRGDRMCEFVDRLFNIALPRVRDFRGISPKSFDGRGNYSMGVREQLIFPEIEYDKIDKVRGMDIIFVTTARTDEEARELLRLLGMPFKAA is encoded by the coding sequence GTGCCCAGGCTCAAGGATAAATTTAAAGATGAAGTAGTCAAGGCTATGATGGAACGGTTTGGCTATAAAAATTCCATGCAGGTCCCCAGGCTGGAAAAGGTTGTTATTAACATGGGTGTTGGCGAGGCCATCCAGAACAGCAAGGCCATTGATGCCGCGGTAAACGATTTAATGATCATATCAGGTCAGCGCCCGGTGGTTACCAAGGCCAAAAAATCCATCGCCGCATTTAAATTGCGTGCCGGGATGAATGTAGGCTGTAAGGTTACCTTGCGGGGCGATCGTATGTGCGAATTCGTAGACAGGCTGTTTAACATTGCTCTTCCGCGGGTGCGCGACTTCCGTGGGATATCCCCGAAGTCATTTGACGGGCGGGGCAATTACAGCATGGGTGTTCGGGAACAGCTTATTTTCCCGGAAATTGAATATGATAAAATCGACAAAGTCAGGGGCATGGATATAATTTTTGTCACTACCGCCCGGACAGACGAAGAGGCCCGGGAATTGCTCCGTTTACTCGGAATGCCGTTTAAAGCCGCCTGA
- the rplV gene encoding 50S ribosomal protein L22, translating to MQEAKAVAKYIRISPRKVRQVIDIIRGKDVQEALALLKFTPKRASVPVAKVVKSAAANAEHNYEMNKDNLYVAACYVDQGPTLKRWQPRAMGRADVLRRRTSHITVVVQEKKEG from the coding sequence ATGCAAGAAGCAAAAGCGGTTGCGAAATATATTCGCATCTCCCCACGTAAAGTGCGTCAGGTTATTGACATTATCAGGGGTAAGGATGTGCAGGAGGCGCTGGCTCTATTAAAATTTACACCCAAGCGGGCTTCTGTTCCCGTGGCTAAAGTGGTTAAATCAGCCGCCGCCAACGCCGAGCATAATTATGAAATGAATAAGGATAACCTGTATGTGGCCGCCTGCTATGTTGATCAAGGACCCACCTTAAAACGGTGGCAGCCCCGGGCCATGGGCCGTGCGGATGTACTGCGCCGCCGTACCAGCCACATTACCGTGGTAGTACAAGAGAAGAAGGAGGGTTAG
- the rplP gene encoding 50S ribosomal protein L16 → MLIPKRVKYRKQRRGAIPSGKSKGGNEVHFGEYGLKALEPGWITNRQIEAARIAMTRYIKRGGKVWIKIFPDKPVTKKPAETRMGSGKGAPEWWVAVVKPGRIMFELAGVSEEVAREAMRLASHKLPIKTKFVRRGEVGEASES, encoded by the coding sequence ATGCTCATTCCAAAAAGGGTAAAATACCGCAAGCAGCGTCGCGGGGCGATACCCTCGGGTAAATCCAAGGGGGGCAATGAAGTCCATTTCGGAGAATATGGGTTAAAGGCTTTAGAGCCAGGCTGGATTACCAACCGGCAAATTGAGGCGGCTCGTATTGCTATGACCCGTTATATCAAGCGGGGCGGTAAAGTATGGATTAAAATTTTCCCCGATAAACCGGTAACCAAGAAGCCGGCTGAGACTCGGATGGGCAGCGGTAAAGGCGCTCCCGAGTGGTGGGTGGCGGTAGTGAAGCCCGGTAGGATAATGTTTGAATTGGCCGGCGTTAGTGAAGAGGTTGCCCGGGAGGCCATGCGCCTGGCCTCGCACAAGCTGCCCATAAAAACTAAGTTTGTAAGACGTGGGGAAGTAGGTGAGGCAAGTGAAAGCTAA
- the rplW gene encoding 50S ribosomal protein L23, whose translation MKNPRDIIKKPVVTEKSMSLVEENKYTFIVDMGANKIEIRQAVEELFNVKVDKVRTMRVKGKLKRVRHRWGKTPDRKKAIVTLKEGQKIQLFEGV comes from the coding sequence ATGAAAAATCCTCGCGATATTATTAAAAAACCGGTGGTCACTGAGAAGAGTATGAGCTTGGTGGAGGAAAACAAGTACACATTTATTGTGGATATGGGTGCCAATAAAATTGAAATTCGCCAGGCTGTGGAAGAATTGTTTAATGTTAAAGTCGATAAGGTGCGTACCATGCGAGTTAAAGGTAAATTGAAGCGGGTTCGTCACCGTTGGGGTAAGACGCCCGATCGCAAAAAAGCCATAGTTACCCTTAAAGAGGGGCAAAAAATTCAACTCTTCGAGGGTGTTTAG
- the rplC gene encoding 50S ribosomal protein L3 has product MPKAILGKKIGMTQVFTDEGIAVPVTVIEAGPCTVAQKKTSAQDGYNAIQIGFGEKRENLFNKPMKGHYDKAGIKPKRYLREVRVDDIDAYEVGQEINVDIFTPGEKVDVVGTTKGRGFSGGIKRHGFHRGPMAHGSKYHRRPGSLAAKGPARVFKGRKLPGHYGAERVTIQNLEVVRADAGQNLLAVKGAIPGPRGGLVMVKQSVKAR; this is encoded by the coding sequence ATGCCCAAAGCAATATTAGGTAAAAAGATTGGCATGACCCAGGTGTTCACAGATGAAGGTATTGCCGTGCCGGTAACCGTTATTGAAGCCGGTCCTTGTACGGTGGCCCAAAAGAAAACCAGTGCCCAGGATGGTTATAATGCTATCCAAATAGGTTTTGGCGAAAAACGGGAAAACCTATTTAATAAACCCATGAAAGGCCATTATGATAAGGCCGGTATAAAGCCCAAGCGTTACTTGCGGGAAGTTCGTGTCGATGACATTGATGCTTACGAAGTTGGGCAGGAAATCAATGTGGACATATTTACACCCGGCGAAAAAGTGGACGTTGTGGGTACCACCAAAGGTCGCGGTTTTTCGGGTGGTATCAAACGCCATGGATTTCACCGTGGCCCCATGGCGCACGGTTCCAAGTATCACCGGCGACCCGGTTCGCTGGCGGCCAAAGGCCCGGCCCGGGTGTTCAAGGGCAGAAAGCTCCCGGGACATTACGGCGCTGAGCGGGTAACCATACAGAATTTGGAGGTTGTCCGGGCGGATGCCGGGCAGAATCTGCTGGCTGTTAAGGGAGCCATTCCGGGCCCGCGCGGCGGTCTGGTCATGGTTAAGCAATCCGTAAAAGCCAGGTAA
- the rpsS gene encoding 30S ribosomal protein S19 translates to MGRSLKKGPYCEEKLLNRIQEMNDKGDKRVIKTWSRRSTIFPDMIGHTIAVHDGRKHVPVYVTEDMVGHKLGEFAPTRLFRGHGSHTERSTSLK, encoded by the coding sequence ATGGGTCGCTCTCTGAAAAAAGGCCCGTATTGTGAGGAAAAACTCCTTAATAGAATCCAAGAGATGAATGACAAGGGCGATAAAAGGGTCATTAAGACGTGGTCCCGCCGTTCCACCATCTTCCCGGATATGATCGGGCATACCATTGCGGTACATGATGGCAGAAAACATGTTCCCGTATACGTAACCGAGGATATGGTTGGACATAAGTTAGGCGAATTCGCCCCCACGAGGCTTTTCAGGGGTCACGGATCACATACTGAAAGGTCGACGTCTTTGAAGTAA
- the rpsJ gene encoding 30S ribosomal protein S10, whose amino-acid sequence MKNQKIRIRLKAYDHHMLDQSAQKIVDTARRTGANVAGPVPLPTEKNIYTILRSPHVNKDSREQFEMRTHKRLIDIMEPTPKTVDALMRLDLPAGVDIEIKL is encoded by the coding sequence ATGAAAAACCAAAAGATCCGTATCCGGCTTAAGGCGTACGATCACCACATGCTGGACCAGTCAGCCCAAAAAATAGTGGACACCGCCCGGCGGACCGGCGCCAATGTGGCAGGCCCCGTGCCTTTGCCTACGGAAAAGAATATATATACGATTTTACGTTCCCCGCACGTCAACAAAGACTCTCGGGAACAGTTTGAGATGAGGACCCATAAGCGGCTCATCGATATTATGGAACCCACGCCCAAAACGGTAGATGCGTTAATGCGCCTTGACCTGCCCGCCGGTGTGGATATTGAAATTAAATTATAA
- the rplD gene encoding 50S ribosomal protein L4, protein MPRVAIYNMNGDQVGEIDLKEDIFGIAVHQQALHDVVTMQLAGRRQGTHDTKTRAEVSGGGRKPYRQKGTGRARHGSIRSPIWRGGGIVFGPHPRSYSYRIPKKVRRLAMKSALSSKVEGGTIVVLEELKLDAPKTKDMVKILKNLKVDNKALVVTAERDDAVYRSARNIPGIKQLSVPGLNVYDLLAHKTLVITKDAVARVEEVFV, encoded by the coding sequence ATGCCCAGAGTTGCCATATATAATATGAACGGTGACCAGGTCGGAGAAATCGACTTAAAGGAAGATATTTTCGGTATTGCTGTTCACCAGCAAGCATTGCATGATGTTGTAACCATGCAGTTGGCCGGTAGGCGGCAGGGCACTCACGATACAAAAACCAGGGCCGAGGTCAGTGGCGGCGGCCGTAAGCCGTATCGCCAGAAAGGTACAGGACGGGCTCGGCACGGGTCTATTCGTTCACCCATCTGGCGTGGCGGCGGTATTGTTTTCGGACCGCACCCACGCAGTTATAGCTACCGGATACCCAAAAAGGTGCGCAGATTGGCTATGAAATCGGCACTGTCCTCCAAGGTGGAGGGTGGCACTATTGTAGTGCTGGAAGAGCTTAAACTGGATGCGCCTAAAACCAAGGATATGGTTAAAATACTGAAAAACCTTAAAGTTGATAATAAAGCTTTAGTAGTAACAGCGGAAAGGGACGACGCGGTTTATAGGTCGGCACGTAACATACCGGGCATCAAACAATTAAGCGTTCCGGGGCTGAATGTATACGATTTGCTGGCGCATAAAACGCTGGTTATTACTAAAGATGCGGTGGCCAGGGTTGAGGAGGTGTTTGTTTAA
- the rplN gene encoding 50S ribosomal protein L14 — MIQVQSMLRAADNTGARKLMCIRVMGGSLRRYASLGDVVVASVKEATPGGVVKKGDVVKAVIVRTKKEVRRPDGSYIKFDENAAVIIKDDGTPRGTRIFGPVARELREHDYMKIVSLAPEVL; from the coding sequence GTGATTCAAGTACAATCGATGCTTAGAGCGGCAGACAATACCGGTGCCCGTAAGCTGATGTGTATCCGCGTGATGGGCGGTTCGTTACGCCGATATGCCAGCCTGGGCGATGTGGTGGTTGCCTCCGTCAAGGAAGCCACACCAGGCGGCGTTGTTAAGAAAGGGGACGTGGTTAAGGCTGTTATCGTGCGCACCAAAAAGGAAGTGCGTCGTCCCGATGGATCATATATTAAATTTGATGAGAACGCCGCGGTAATTATTAAAGATGACGGAACTCCGCGTGGCACCCGTATATTCGGACCCGTGGCCCGGGAATTGAGAGAGCACGATTATATGAAAATTGTCTCCCTGGCCCCGGAAGTATTGTAG
- the rplX gene encoding 50S ribosomal protein L24, whose amino-acid sequence MTKPKVHVHKGDTVLVIRGKSAGKKGKVLEVQLAKSRVVVEGVNKVKRHTKPTRSMPQGGIMEREAPIHSSNVMLYCSKCNQPTRVGRKILEDGKKVRQCKRCGEVLS is encoded by the coding sequence ATGACCAAGCCCAAAGTGCATGTGCATAAAGGCGATACAGTGCTGGTGATTCGCGGCAAAAGCGCTGGTAAAAAAGGTAAGGTGCTGGAAGTGCAGCTTGCTAAAAGTCGCGTGGTGGTGGAAGGGGTTAACAAGGTTAAACGTCATACCAAGCCAACACGCAGTATGCCGCAGGGTGGCATTATGGAAAGGGAAGCCCCCATCCACAGCTCCAATGTAATGCTATATTGCAGCAAGTGTAACCAACCCACCCGGGTGGGGAGAAAAATACTGGAAGACGGTAAGAAAGTTCGCCAGTGCAAGAGATGCGGGGAAGTGCTCAGCTAA
- the rpmC gene encoding 50S ribosomal protein L29, with protein MKAKELRDMTVEELQKKMNDTKDELFRLRFQLATGQLDNPMRIKEVRRNIARVITVIREREIGIKRA; from the coding sequence GTGAAAGCTAAGGAACTTCGCGATATGACCGTTGAGGAACTGCAAAAGAAAATGAACGATACTAAGGATGAATTGTTCCGGCTACGCTTTCAACTGGCTACCGGACAATTGGATAACCCGATGCGCATAAAGGAAGTGCGCAGAAACATTGCCCGCGTCATAACTGTCATTCGGGAAAGGGAAATCGGTATTAAGCGGGCTTAA
- the rpsQ gene encoding 30S ribosomal protein S17, with the protein MLAERNLRKTQTGMVVSNKMDKTAVVAVETLVRHPLYNRTIRQTKKYKAHDEENICNIGDKVKIMETRPLSKDKRWRVVEILRKTEQL; encoded by the coding sequence ATGTTGGCGGAGCGCAATTTGCGCAAAACTCAAACAGGTATGGTTGTAAGCAACAAAATGGATAAAACCGCGGTGGTAGCTGTGGAAACATTGGTTAGACACCCGCTTTACAACCGAACTATTAGGCAAACTAAAAAATATAAGGCACATGATGAGGAAAATATATGTAATATCGGCGACAAGGTCAAAATAATGGAGACCAGGCCATTGTCCAAAGATAAGCGGTGGCGTGTGGTGGAAATATTGCGTAAGACAGAGCAGTTATAG
- the rpsC gene encoding 30S ribosomal protein S3, whose amino-acid sequence MGQKVNPVGLRIGIIKDWEGKWYADKKNFPALLLEDFNIRKFVKKKLYAAGIARIQIERAANKIKLSIHTAKPGIVIGRGGAEVENLRKQLEQMTGKHVNINIVEVKVPEIDAQLLSENVASQLVRRIAFRRAMKQSVGRAMKMGAKGIKISCSGRLAGAEIARTEWYSEGKVPLHTLRADIDYGFAEANTTYGKIGVKVWIYKGEVLPEVKRTAAGKGGE is encoded by the coding sequence GTGGGCCAGAAGGTAAATCCGGTAGGATTGCGCATAGGCATTATAAAAGACTGGGAAGGTAAATGGTATGCGGACAAGAAAAATTTTCCCGCTCTTTTGCTGGAGGATTTTAATATCCGCAAGTTTGTTAAAAAGAAATTGTATGCGGCCGGTATTGCCCGTATCCAGATTGAGCGGGCCGCCAACAAAATAAAATTATCTATCCACACGGCCAAGCCGGGTATCGTCATCGGGCGGGGCGGTGCCGAGGTGGAGAATTTACGCAAGCAGTTGGAGCAAATGACCGGTAAGCATGTAAATATTAATATAGTTGAAGTTAAAGTACCTGAAATTGATGCCCAACTGTTGTCTGAGAATGTGGCTTCACAGTTGGTAAGAAGAATTGCTTTTCGCCGGGCCATGAAGCAAAGCGTGGGCAGGGCCATGAAAATGGGCGCCAAGGGAATCAAGATTTCCTGCAGCGGTCGACTGGCCGGCGCTGAAATTGCCCGGACCGAATGGTATAGTGAAGGCAAAGTGCCCCTGCATACATTGCGGGCCGATATTGATTACGGCTTTGCCGAAGCGAACACAACTTATGGTAAAATCGGTGTTAAGGTTTGGATATATAAAGGAGAAGTTCTACCGGAAGTTAAGAGAACCGCTGCCGGTAAAGGAGGCGAATAG
- the rplB gene encoding 50S ribosomal protein L2: MGIKKFKPTSPGRRFVTVSTFEEITATEPEKSLLEPLKSKGGRNASGRITVRHRGGGHKRMYRIIDFKRDKDGIPAKVATIEYDPNRSARIALLHYADGEKRYILAPAGLQVGQKIESGSDADIKVGNALALRDIPVGTMIHNLELHPKGGGQLVRSAGTAAQLMAKEGKYAHVRMPSGEMRLILQDCRATIGQVGNVDHENISVGKAGRTRWLGIRPTVRGVVMNPVDHPHGGGEGRSPVGRNPVTPWGKPALGARTRKKKPSDRLIVKRRGKK, translated from the coding sequence GTGGGGATTAAAAAATTCAAACCTACATCGCCGGGTCGGAGGTTTGTAACTGTTTCAACCTTCGAGGAAATAACTGCCACCGAGCCGGAAAAGTCCCTGCTGGAACCGCTTAAGAGTAAAGGCGGCAGAAATGCCAGCGGCAGAATAACCGTCCGTCATCGTGGCGGCGGACATAAACGGATGTACCGGATAATTGACTTTAAGCGCGATAAAGACGGTATACCGGCTAAGGTAGCCACCATTGAATACGACCCAAACCGTTCGGCGCGTATTGCCCTGTTGCATTATGCCGACGGTGAAAAACGTTATATCCTTGCACCGGCGGGCCTGCAAGTGGGGCAGAAGATAGAATCGGGTTCCGACGCCGATATCAAAGTGGGCAATGCTTTAGCTTTGCGTGATATTCCGGTAGGTACCATGATTCATAATCTTGAGCTGCATCCCAAGGGCGGCGGCCAGTTGGTGCGTTCCGCCGGTACTGCGGCTCAGCTTATGGCTAAAGAAGGCAAATACGCACATGTGCGCATGCCTTCGGGAGAAATGCGTTTGATATTACAGGATTGCCGTGCTACTATTGGACAGGTGGGCAATGTGGACCATGAGAACATATCTGTGGGTAAAGCCGGTCGCACACGTTGGTTAGGCATTCGCCCGACAGTGCGCGGCGTGGTGATGAACCCGGTGGACCACCCCCATGGCGGTGGCGAGGGCCGTTCACCCGTTGGCAGAAACCCGGTTACTCCCTGGGGTAAGCCTGCTTTGGGAGCACGTACCAGGAAGAAAAAACCCAGTGATCGTTTAATTGTTAAGCGGCGTGGTAAAAAATAA
- a CDS encoding type Z 30S ribosomal protein S14 yields MAKKSMVARSKRPPKFTVRAHNRCNICGRPHAYMRKFGICRVCFRELAYKGEIPGLRKASW; encoded by the coding sequence GTGGCTAAAAAATCAATGGTAGCCAGGTCCAAGCGCCCTCCCAAATTTACGGTGCGGGCGCACAACAGATGTAATATATGTGGCCGGCCTCATGCTTACATGCGCAAGTTCGGGATCTGTCGGGTTTGTTTCCGGGAGTTGGCATATAAGGGCGAGATACCCGGACTGAGGAAGGCCAGTTGGTAA
- the rplF gene encoding 50S ribosomal protein L6, whose amino-acid sequence MSRIGKKPVPLPDKVTATLDGRTVRVEGPKGKLEKEFHQDMQIKFMDDRTMVVERPSDNKLHRSLHGLTRTLLNNMVQGVANGFQKNLELVGVGYRAAMQGNKLVLTVGYSHPVEIIPPPGIEIEVPAPTKISVKGIDKEMVGAIAANIRSVREPEPYKGKGIKYEGEHIRRKVGKAGAKR is encoded by the coding sequence ATGAGCAGAATCGGCAAAAAACCGGTGCCGCTTCCTGATAAGGTTACGGCCACGCTGGACGGAAGAACTGTACGGGTCGAAGGCCCCAAAGGGAAGCTGGAAAAAGAGTTTCATCAGGACATGCAAATTAAGTTTATGGATGACCGCACAATGGTAGTGGAGAGGCCTTCGGATAATAAGTTGCACAGGTCATTGCACGGTCTCACTCGTACCTTGTTAAACAATATGGTGCAGGGCGTTGCCAATGGTTTTCAGAAGAATTTGGAACTGGTAGGTGTGGGTTACCGGGCTGCCATGCAGGGTAATAAGCTGGTACTGACGGTGGGTTACTCGCATCCGGTGGAAATTATACCCCCGCCGGGGATAGAAATTGAAGTTCCTGCTCCTACCAAAATATCAGTTAAAGGAATCGATAAGGAAATGGTAGGCGCCATAGCGGCCAATATTCGGTCGGTAAGGGAACCCGAGCCTTACAAGGGTAAAGGCATTAAGTATGAGGGTG
- the rpsH gene encoding 30S ribosomal protein S8, with the protein MVMTDPVADFLTRIRNGNMVFHDKIEAPASKMKRSIADILKQEGFIRDYEYIEDGKQGVLRVYLKYSAGKERVITGLKRISKPGLRVYARKDSIPKVLGGLGIAIISTSRGIMTDKKARKEGLGGEVICYVW; encoded by the coding sequence ATGGTGATGACTGATCCTGTTGCCGATTTCTTGACTCGTATTCGAAACGGCAATATGGTTTTTCACGATAAAATTGAAGCACCCGCTTCCAAGATGAAGCGATCTATTGCAGATATTCTTAAACAAGAAGGTTTTATCAGGGATTATGAGTATATTGAGGATGGCAAACAGGGTGTTTTACGTGTTTACCTCAAGTACAGCGCAGGTAAAGAGCGGGTGATTACCGGCCTAAAACGCATATCCAAACCCGGATTGCGGGTATATGCCCGTAAGGATTCCATTCCCAAGGTGTTAGGTGGGCTGGGCATTGCTATAATATCCACCTCCCGGGGGATCATGACCGACAAAAAAGCCCGCAAAGAGGGCCTCGGCGGCGAGGTAATCTGCTACGTCTGGTAG